The Bacteroidota bacterium genome has a segment encoding these proteins:
- a CDS encoding DUF3089 domain-containing protein, whose amino-acid sequence MYQRFSCLLLPLLFASCLAPIKSFDHSKIAAAPDYSQDKYWAALPTKKDSADALPYGSDIKDEQANAKVDVFFIYPTIYLTGKHWNADVNKKRLNRKIDKSTIRHQASVFNESCKVYAPRYRQAVLWAFAKLEGSGKKSLDLAYDDVKKAFDYYLKNYNNGRPFIIASHSQGSWHAEKLLHDYFDKDSLLRGKLIAAYIIGGPLKKNSYKNIPASDSASQTGCLVCWNTKKWGVKNNSYLGNNLECVNPLTWKRDTVAAPATNNLGSVPYGFKGIDKEYANAKISPTGLLWVHKKPKRGYVNGKNYHVLDYNLFWMNIRENVKLRVEIYLSPSPYPPQGKREK is encoded by the coding sequence ATGTATCAACGATTTTCCTGTCTGCTGCTGCCACTGCTGTTCGCCTCCTGCCTCGCTCCCATCAAATCTTTTGACCATTCCAAAATAGCAGCTGCTCCCGATTATTCTCAGGATAAATACTGGGCTGCGCTTCCCACTAAAAAGGACAGCGCGGATGCACTACCTTATGGTTCTGATATCAAAGACGAACAGGCAAATGCTAAAGTGGATGTGTTCTTTATTTATCCAACTATTTATCTCACCGGCAAACATTGGAATGCGGATGTGAATAAAAAAAGATTGAATCGCAAGATTGACAAAAGCACTATTCGCCACCAGGCAAGCGTATTCAATGAAAGCTGCAAAGTGTATGCACCACGCTATCGTCAGGCAGTGCTTTGGGCTTTTGCCAAACTGGAAGGAAGCGGAAAAAAATCTCTTGACCTCGCTTATGATGATGTGAAAAAAGCCTTTGACTATTATCTGAAGAATTACAACAACGGACGTCCGTTCATTATCGCATCGCACAGCCAGGGCTCATGGCATGCCGAAAAATTGCTTCATGATTATTTTGACAAGGACTCACTGCTCAGGGGGAAATTAATTGCTGCCTACATTATCGGAGGTCCGTTAAAAAAGAATTCATATAAAAATATTCCCGCCAGTGATTCCGCCTCGCAGACCGGATGTTTGGTTTGCTGGAACACAAAGAAATGGGGAGTGAAGAACAATTCTTATCTGGGCAATAATCTTGAATGTGTGAATCCTCTCACGTGGAAACGCGACACTGTTGCCGCTCCAGCCACAAATAATCTTGGAAGTGTTCCCTATGGATTTAAGGGGATAGATAAAGAATATGCCAATGCGAAAATATCTCCCACCGGTTTGCTCTGGGTTCATAAGAAACCAAAAAGAGGATATGTGAATGGCAAAAACTATCACGTGCTTGACTACAATCTTTTCTGGATGAACATAAGGGAAAATGTGAAGTTGAGGGTAGAGATATACCTAAGTCCCTCTCCTTATCCCCCCCAAGGGAAGAGAGAGAAATAA